Proteins encoded by one window of Xiphophorus hellerii strain 12219 unplaced genomic scaffold, Xiphophorus_hellerii-4.1 PGA_scaffold_66__1_contigs__length_299863, whole genome shotgun sequence:
- the ttc3 gene encoding E3 ubiquitin-protein ligase TTC3 isoform X2 yields the protein MQKANQKMADSKADLCKELRFLVQEAHSALSDLRSRNAEQAFSQALGLLEAAPPKKLGLSSLDVLLLLFGRASALIEIGQPEELAEAEKLLERMKSFEERTFQCLVYYTIGRVFLRENRFKVAVQQFSDSLQMVKNQITPGKLTWPLTKEIVKETQADSFKEMLEKSIELCRFPPAPDAVCRLEKCLCPLKAEIYFTDPDFKGYIQICCCQSCKVEFHISCWKSLKSTEFREKNEKDVLNEACLTPDCLGKICSIRIFGPTGLVKCKFETTITKPELPKKPRVNQKATSVKKLKSKEDQKQKRKQFKQTFKDQKTNSHEILQKKDDSGSPSQQKAWLVYRDRVLLQINQNLDLLREEQGLQVSALVGSLRPWLELDWARGNHLAGRLLHWQQERLQTLGQAVELLLERKNRVWARVFIQQLSGCVGINAKLSKWACQLDGAGLTAAQTFIERHSERLEQLDLVVLLNFDPLKQMILEKLDTKPDLFWRLGLTVTEYLKQASAHDVRLFIWTLEEHRHDYVCCHSILDEYFDMMDAHCSVLKKSENDHISPTRTKSRGRKKKRKGVFGLPPTRALTPRDEWDQDLFEEDSLSFLHPGDPFSVPSHLREQVADFEDQYRTAYTKFLDNHPDSTKESLYEYFAQILEEHGPLVDEDRLLVGELANFPAEARRKIAEAGGLESFLLESLRFIKIGRRIGLTRHAFGPRPAASLDDLDVIGDPRLDKASPDPYMLGDFSDYLSGFCFPVAGAQPVLPNPYSFYPAGSDAAPTWSDIDCGFIANGYAEPHLDALDDIYEQLERDPAPQRSVLSSEASRCRSDAAVQTSAGAVGSVAVNTERHERWEAQQGDIIRQQRSNRKLEQQILKTQNGNKVDQSEQDDVRLMEKEVKEITTNIQVTHKELLMFQQKLEEEVKKDQKEKKSNQEELKALKTEVEHLVEEQASFSRSIREKKSSYEAKLNDFLELSNQSAAEKMSLEDEIRRHQALLTSAGRRSYMAQLSAAESSRDQSLNVLHRELADAKTLLSKLDEAAHRTQNQELESARNGCKAEVEEVEKNISTAERRFQDLLDQLRGRRVGDSAAAPIGPVLQLPVAANDPPPQPARAASPPATESAPPVAPPRAAARKEPLLVSVFQKAMDSLTAMFPDYSRSDLMRFVQDFRLARGGSLNLVPLQEVVSGVAQLILDHQETLKSSGAAGRSSPAQGNQNPVWQLVGAQRVRNPNALNMEDPCIICHEDMSPEDACVLECRHSYHDQCIRSWLKENNTCPTCRTHALLPDDFPALSTRRRQAP from the exons GAACTAGCAGAAGCAGAGAAACTCCTGGAGAGGATGAAATCGTTTGAAGAGCGAACGTTCCAGTGTCTGGTTTATTACACCATCGGCAGAGTGTTTCTACGAGAAAACCG GTTTAAAGTTGCCGTGCAGCAATTTTCAGATTCGCTGCAGATGGTGAAGAATCAAATTACCCCAGGTAAACTCACCTGGCCGTTAACCAAAGAGATTGTTAAAGAAACCCAAGCAGACAGTTTCAAG GAGATGCTTGAGAAATCGATAGAGTTGTGTAGATTTCCCCCCGCCCCTGACGCCGTCTGTCGTCTTGAAAAATGTCTTTGCCCTCTAAAAGCTGAGATCTATTTCACTGACCCAGATTTTAAG GGCTACATTCAGATATGCTGCTGTCAGAGCTGCAAGGTTGAATTTCACATCAGCTGCTGGAAGAGCCTAAAGTCTACCGAGTTCAGGGAAAAGAATGAAAAG GATGTCCTGAATGAGGCGTGTTTGACTCCCGACTGTCTGGGTAAAATCTGCTCTATACGAATCTTCGGTCCTACGGGTTTGGTGAAATGTAAG TTTGAAACGACGATCACGAAACCGGAGTTGCCGAAGAAACCTCGAGTTAATCAGAAAGCCACCAG TGTGAAGAAGTTAAAGTCCAAAGAGGATCAGAAGCAGAAGAGGAAACAGTTCAAACAGACGTTTAAGGATCAGAAAACCAACAGCCATGAAATCCTGCAGAAGAAAGACGACTCGGGATCGCCGAGTCAGCAGAAAG cCTGGTTGGTGTACAGAGACCGGGTTCTGCTGCAGATcaaccagaacctggacctgCTGCGGGAGGAGCAGGGCCTGCAGGTGTCGGCGCTGGTCGGCAGCCTGCGGCCCTGGCTGGAGCTGGACTGGGCCCGGGGGAACCACCTGGCCGGCCGCCTGCTCCACTGGCAGCAGGAGCGGCTGCAGACGCTGGGCCAGGccgtggagctgctgctggagcgcAAGAACCGGGTCTGGGCCCGGGTCTTCATCCAGCAGCTCAGCGGCTGCGTGGGAATAAACGCCAAGCTGAGCAAGTGGGCGTGTCAGCTGGACGGCGCAG GGCTGACCGCGGCGCAGACCTTCATCGAGCGGCACTCTGAGCGCCTGGAGCAGCTGGACCTGGTGGTgctgctgaactttgaccccttaaaacaaatgattttaGAGAAACTGGACACTAAACCGGATTTGTTTTGGCGCCTCGGCCTGACGGTGACGGAGTATCTAAAGCAGGCCTCGGCGCACGACGTCCGGCTTTTTATctggactctggaggagcaTAGACACGACTACGTTTGTTGTCACAGTATACTGGATGAATATTTTGATATGATGG ATGCTCATTGTTCTGTgttaaaaaagtctgaaaatgatCAT ATTTCTCCTACTCGAACTAAAAGTCGAGGCCGGAAAAAGAAACGAAAG GGTGTTTTCGGTTTGCCTCCGACCCGAGCGCTAACGCCCAGAGACGAGTGGGACCAGGACCTTTTTGAAGAAGACTCTTT ATCGTTCCTTCACCCAGGTGACCCGTTTAGCGTTCCCAGCCACCTTAGAGAGCAGGTGGCTGATTTTGAGGACCAATACAGAACGGCCTATACAAAGTTTTTAGACAACCACCCCGACTCCACCAAAGAAAGTTTGTATGA gtattttgcccAGATCCTGGAGGAGCACGGCCCGCTGGTGGACGAGGACCGCCTGCTGGTGGGCGAACTCGCCAACTTCCCGGCTGAGGCTCGGAGGAAGATCGCGGAGGCGGGCGGCCTGGAGAGCTTCCTGTTGGAGTCGCTGCGCTTTATTAAGATCGGGCGGCGCATCGGCCTGACCCGGCACGCCTTCGGCCCACGGCCCGCCGCCAGCCTGGACGACCTAGACGTCATCGGTGACCCACGGCTCGACAAGGCGTCGCCTGACCCGTACATGCTGGGCGACTTCTCCGACTACCTGTCTGGGTTCTGCTTCCCCGTTGCCGGAGCGCAGCCGGTCCTGCCCAACCCGTACTCCTTCTACCCGGCAGGAAGTGACGCTGCGCCCACCTGGTCAGACATCGACTGCGGCTTCATTGCCAACGGTTACGCCGAGCCTCACCTGGACGCGCTGGACGATATTTATGAGCAATTGGAAAGAGATCCGGCTCCTCAGAGGAGCGTTTTGTCCTCGGAGGCGAGTCGTTGCCGTAGCGACGCGGCAGTTCAG ACGAGTGCGGGCGCCGTGGGCAGCGTGGCGGTGAACACAGAGCGGCACGAACGCTGGGAGGCGCAGCAG GGTGACATCATCAGGCAGCAGCGGAGCAACAGGAAGTTGGAGCAGCAAATACTGAAAACCCAAAACGGCAACAAAGTGGACCAGAGCGAGCAAGACGACGTCCGGCTGATGGAGAAGGAGGTGAAAGAAATCACCACGAATATCCAG GTGACCCATAAGGAGCTGCTGATGTTCCAGCagaagctggaggaggaggtgaagaaggACCAGAAGGAGAAGAAATCCAACCAGGAGGAGCTGAAGGCGCTGAAGACGGAGGTGGAGCACCTGGTGGAGGAGCAGGCCAG CTTTTCGAGGAGCAtcagagagaagaagagcagcTATGAGGCCAAACTCAACGACTTCCTGGAGCTCag CAACCAGTCGGCGGCTGAGAAGATGAGTTTGGAGGATGAGATCAGGCGCCACCAGGCTCTGCTGACCTCTGCTGGCAGGAGGTCCTACATGGCTcag CTGTCGGCGGCTGAAAGCAGCAGGGATCAGAGTCTGAACGTCCTGCACAGAGAGTTAGCCGATGCCAAGACGCTGCTCAGCAAGCTGGACGAGGCGGCGCACAG AACTCAGAACCAGGAGCTGGAATCGGCGAGGAATGGCTGCAAAGCTGAAGTGGAGGAAGTAGAGAAGAACATTTCCACTGCTGAg CGCCGCTTCCAGGACCTTCTGGACCAGCTGAGGGGCCGCCGGGTCGGAGACAGTGCGGCCGCTCCGATCGGACCGGTTCTGCAG CTTCCTGTCGCAGCCAACGATCCTCCGCCTCAGCCGGCCCGCGCCGCCTCCCCGCCCGCCACAGAGTCCGCCCCGCCTGTCGCTCCGCCCCGAGCCGCCGCCAGGAAGGAGCCGCTGCTCGTCTCGGTTTTCCAGAAGGCCATGGACAGCCTGACCGCCATGTTTCCAGATTATTCCAG GTCCGACTTGATGCGTTTCGTTCAGGACTTCCGTCTGGCCAGAGGAGGAAGTCTGAACCTGGTGCCGCTACAGGAAGTGGTCAGCGGCGTGGCGCAGCTCATCCTGGACCATCAG GAAACGCTGAAGTCATCCGGCGCCGCGGGCCGGTCCAGCCCAGCTCAGGGGAACCAGAACCCGGTGTGGCAGCTGGTCGGAGCGCAGAGAGTCCGAAACCCGAACGCC CTGAACATGGAGGATCCCTGCATCATCTGCCACGAGGACATGAGTCCAGAGGACGCCTGCGTGCTGGAGTGTCGGCACAGCTACCACGACCAG TGCATCCGGTCCTGGCTGAAGGAGAACAACACCTGTCCCACCTGCAGGACCCACGCGCTGCTGCCTGACGACTTCCCCGCTCTGTCCACCAGGAGGCGCCAGGCCCCCTGA
- the ttc3 gene encoding E3 ubiquitin-protein ligase TTC3 isoform X1: MQKANQNQKMADSKADLCKELRFLVQEAHSALSDLRSRNAEQAFSQALGLLEAAPPKKLGLSSLDVLLLLFGRASALIEIGQPEELAEAEKLLERMKSFEERTFQCLVYYTIGRVFLRENRFKVAVQQFSDSLQMVKNQITPGKLTWPLTKEIVKETQADSFKEMLEKSIELCRFPPAPDAVCRLEKCLCPLKAEIYFTDPDFKGYIQICCCQSCKVEFHISCWKSLKSTEFREKNEKDVLNEACLTPDCLGKICSIRIFGPTGLVKCKFETTITKPELPKKPRVNQKATSVKKLKSKEDQKQKRKQFKQTFKDQKTNSHEILQKKDDSGSPSQQKAWLVYRDRVLLQINQNLDLLREEQGLQVSALVGSLRPWLELDWARGNHLAGRLLHWQQERLQTLGQAVELLLERKNRVWARVFIQQLSGCVGINAKLSKWACQLDGAGLTAAQTFIERHSERLEQLDLVVLLNFDPLKQMILEKLDTKPDLFWRLGLTVTEYLKQASAHDVRLFIWTLEEHRHDYVCCHSILDEYFDMMDAHCSVLKKSENDHISPTRTKSRGRKKKRKGVFGLPPTRALTPRDEWDQDLFEEDSLSFLHPGDPFSVPSHLREQVADFEDQYRTAYTKFLDNHPDSTKESLYEYFAQILEEHGPLVDEDRLLVGELANFPAEARRKIAEAGGLESFLLESLRFIKIGRRIGLTRHAFGPRPAASLDDLDVIGDPRLDKASPDPYMLGDFSDYLSGFCFPVAGAQPVLPNPYSFYPAGSDAAPTWSDIDCGFIANGYAEPHLDALDDIYEQLERDPAPQRSVLSSEASRCRSDAAVQTSAGAVGSVAVNTERHERWEAQQGDIIRQQRSNRKLEQQILKTQNGNKVDQSEQDDVRLMEKEVKEITTNIQVTHKELLMFQQKLEEEVKKDQKEKKSNQEELKALKTEVEHLVEEQASFSRSIREKKSSYEAKLNDFLELSNQSAAEKMSLEDEIRRHQALLTSAGRRSYMAQLSAAESSRDQSLNVLHRELADAKTLLSKLDEAAHRTQNQELESARNGCKAEVEEVEKNISTAERRFQDLLDQLRGRRVGDSAAAPIGPVLQLPVAANDPPPQPARAASPPATESAPPVAPPRAAARKEPLLVSVFQKAMDSLTAMFPDYSRSDLMRFVQDFRLARGGSLNLVPLQEVVSGVAQLILDHQETLKSSGAAGRSSPAQGNQNPVWQLVGAQRVRNPNALNMEDPCIICHEDMSPEDACVLECRHSYHDQCIRSWLKENNTCPTCRTHALLPDDFPALSTRRRQAP, encoded by the exons GAACTAGCAGAAGCAGAGAAACTCCTGGAGAGGATGAAATCGTTTGAAGAGCGAACGTTCCAGTGTCTGGTTTATTACACCATCGGCAGAGTGTTTCTACGAGAAAACCG GTTTAAAGTTGCCGTGCAGCAATTTTCAGATTCGCTGCAGATGGTGAAGAATCAAATTACCCCAGGTAAACTCACCTGGCCGTTAACCAAAGAGATTGTTAAAGAAACCCAAGCAGACAGTTTCAAG GAGATGCTTGAGAAATCGATAGAGTTGTGTAGATTTCCCCCCGCCCCTGACGCCGTCTGTCGTCTTGAAAAATGTCTTTGCCCTCTAAAAGCTGAGATCTATTTCACTGACCCAGATTTTAAG GGCTACATTCAGATATGCTGCTGTCAGAGCTGCAAGGTTGAATTTCACATCAGCTGCTGGAAGAGCCTAAAGTCTACCGAGTTCAGGGAAAAGAATGAAAAG GATGTCCTGAATGAGGCGTGTTTGACTCCCGACTGTCTGGGTAAAATCTGCTCTATACGAATCTTCGGTCCTACGGGTTTGGTGAAATGTAAG TTTGAAACGACGATCACGAAACCGGAGTTGCCGAAGAAACCTCGAGTTAATCAGAAAGCCACCAG TGTGAAGAAGTTAAAGTCCAAAGAGGATCAGAAGCAGAAGAGGAAACAGTTCAAACAGACGTTTAAGGATCAGAAAACCAACAGCCATGAAATCCTGCAGAAGAAAGACGACTCGGGATCGCCGAGTCAGCAGAAAG cCTGGTTGGTGTACAGAGACCGGGTTCTGCTGCAGATcaaccagaacctggacctgCTGCGGGAGGAGCAGGGCCTGCAGGTGTCGGCGCTGGTCGGCAGCCTGCGGCCCTGGCTGGAGCTGGACTGGGCCCGGGGGAACCACCTGGCCGGCCGCCTGCTCCACTGGCAGCAGGAGCGGCTGCAGACGCTGGGCCAGGccgtggagctgctgctggagcgcAAGAACCGGGTCTGGGCCCGGGTCTTCATCCAGCAGCTCAGCGGCTGCGTGGGAATAAACGCCAAGCTGAGCAAGTGGGCGTGTCAGCTGGACGGCGCAG GGCTGACCGCGGCGCAGACCTTCATCGAGCGGCACTCTGAGCGCCTGGAGCAGCTGGACCTGGTGGTgctgctgaactttgaccccttaaaacaaatgattttaGAGAAACTGGACACTAAACCGGATTTGTTTTGGCGCCTCGGCCTGACGGTGACGGAGTATCTAAAGCAGGCCTCGGCGCACGACGTCCGGCTTTTTATctggactctggaggagcaTAGACACGACTACGTTTGTTGTCACAGTATACTGGATGAATATTTTGATATGATGG ATGCTCATTGTTCTGTgttaaaaaagtctgaaaatgatCAT ATTTCTCCTACTCGAACTAAAAGTCGAGGCCGGAAAAAGAAACGAAAG GGTGTTTTCGGTTTGCCTCCGACCCGAGCGCTAACGCCCAGAGACGAGTGGGACCAGGACCTTTTTGAAGAAGACTCTTT ATCGTTCCTTCACCCAGGTGACCCGTTTAGCGTTCCCAGCCACCTTAGAGAGCAGGTGGCTGATTTTGAGGACCAATACAGAACGGCCTATACAAAGTTTTTAGACAACCACCCCGACTCCACCAAAGAAAGTTTGTATGA gtattttgcccAGATCCTGGAGGAGCACGGCCCGCTGGTGGACGAGGACCGCCTGCTGGTGGGCGAACTCGCCAACTTCCCGGCTGAGGCTCGGAGGAAGATCGCGGAGGCGGGCGGCCTGGAGAGCTTCCTGTTGGAGTCGCTGCGCTTTATTAAGATCGGGCGGCGCATCGGCCTGACCCGGCACGCCTTCGGCCCACGGCCCGCCGCCAGCCTGGACGACCTAGACGTCATCGGTGACCCACGGCTCGACAAGGCGTCGCCTGACCCGTACATGCTGGGCGACTTCTCCGACTACCTGTCTGGGTTCTGCTTCCCCGTTGCCGGAGCGCAGCCGGTCCTGCCCAACCCGTACTCCTTCTACCCGGCAGGAAGTGACGCTGCGCCCACCTGGTCAGACATCGACTGCGGCTTCATTGCCAACGGTTACGCCGAGCCTCACCTGGACGCGCTGGACGATATTTATGAGCAATTGGAAAGAGATCCGGCTCCTCAGAGGAGCGTTTTGTCCTCGGAGGCGAGTCGTTGCCGTAGCGACGCGGCAGTTCAG ACGAGTGCGGGCGCCGTGGGCAGCGTGGCGGTGAACACAGAGCGGCACGAACGCTGGGAGGCGCAGCAG GGTGACATCATCAGGCAGCAGCGGAGCAACAGGAAGTTGGAGCAGCAAATACTGAAAACCCAAAACGGCAACAAAGTGGACCAGAGCGAGCAAGACGACGTCCGGCTGATGGAGAAGGAGGTGAAAGAAATCACCACGAATATCCAG GTGACCCATAAGGAGCTGCTGATGTTCCAGCagaagctggaggaggaggtgaagaaggACCAGAAGGAGAAGAAATCCAACCAGGAGGAGCTGAAGGCGCTGAAGACGGAGGTGGAGCACCTGGTGGAGGAGCAGGCCAG CTTTTCGAGGAGCAtcagagagaagaagagcagcTATGAGGCCAAACTCAACGACTTCCTGGAGCTCag CAACCAGTCGGCGGCTGAGAAGATGAGTTTGGAGGATGAGATCAGGCGCCACCAGGCTCTGCTGACCTCTGCTGGCAGGAGGTCCTACATGGCTcag CTGTCGGCGGCTGAAAGCAGCAGGGATCAGAGTCTGAACGTCCTGCACAGAGAGTTAGCCGATGCCAAGACGCTGCTCAGCAAGCTGGACGAGGCGGCGCACAG AACTCAGAACCAGGAGCTGGAATCGGCGAGGAATGGCTGCAAAGCTGAAGTGGAGGAAGTAGAGAAGAACATTTCCACTGCTGAg CGCCGCTTCCAGGACCTTCTGGACCAGCTGAGGGGCCGCCGGGTCGGAGACAGTGCGGCCGCTCCGATCGGACCGGTTCTGCAG CTTCCTGTCGCAGCCAACGATCCTCCGCCTCAGCCGGCCCGCGCCGCCTCCCCGCCCGCCACAGAGTCCGCCCCGCCTGTCGCTCCGCCCCGAGCCGCCGCCAGGAAGGAGCCGCTGCTCGTCTCGGTTTTCCAGAAGGCCATGGACAGCCTGACCGCCATGTTTCCAGATTATTCCAG GTCCGACTTGATGCGTTTCGTTCAGGACTTCCGTCTGGCCAGAGGAGGAAGTCTGAACCTGGTGCCGCTACAGGAAGTGGTCAGCGGCGTGGCGCAGCTCATCCTGGACCATCAG GAAACGCTGAAGTCATCCGGCGCCGCGGGCCGGTCCAGCCCAGCTCAGGGGAACCAGAACCCGGTGTGGCAGCTGGTCGGAGCGCAGAGAGTCCGAAACCCGAACGCC CTGAACATGGAGGATCCCTGCATCATCTGCCACGAGGACATGAGTCCAGAGGACGCCTGCGTGCTGGAGTGTCGGCACAGCTACCACGACCAG TGCATCCGGTCCTGGCTGAAGGAGAACAACACCTGTCCCACCTGCAGGACCCACGCGCTGCTGCCTGACGACTTCCCCGCTCTGTCCACCAGGAGGCGCCAGGCCCCCTGA
- the ttc3 gene encoding E3 ubiquitin-protein ligase TTC3 isoform X3: MEAQRRNQRRPDPDSSVKKLKSKEDQKQKRKQFKQTFKDQKTNSHEILQKKDDSGSPSQQKAWLVYRDRVLLQINQNLDLLREEQGLQVSALVGSLRPWLELDWARGNHLAGRLLHWQQERLQTLGQAVELLLERKNRVWARVFIQQLSGCVGINAKLSKWACQLDGAGLTAAQTFIERHSERLEQLDLVVLLNFDPLKQMILEKLDTKPDLFWRLGLTVTEYLKQASAHDVRLFIWTLEEHRHDYVCCHSILDEYFDMMDAHCSVLKKSENDHISPTRTKSRGRKKKRKGVFGLPPTRALTPRDEWDQDLFEEDSLSFLHPGDPFSVPSHLREQVADFEDQYRTAYTKFLDNHPDSTKESLYEYFAQILEEHGPLVDEDRLLVGELANFPAEARRKIAEAGGLESFLLESLRFIKIGRRIGLTRHAFGPRPAASLDDLDVIGDPRLDKASPDPYMLGDFSDYLSGFCFPVAGAQPVLPNPYSFYPAGSDAAPTWSDIDCGFIANGYAEPHLDALDDIYEQLERDPAPQRSVLSSEASRCRSDAAVQTSAGAVGSVAVNTERHERWEAQQGDIIRQQRSNRKLEQQILKTQNGNKVDQSEQDDVRLMEKEVKEITTNIQVTHKELLMFQQKLEEEVKKDQKEKKSNQEELKALKTEVEHLVEEQASFSRSIREKKSSYEAKLNDFLELSNQSAAEKMSLEDEIRRHQALLTSAGRRSYMAQLSAAESSRDQSLNVLHRELADAKTLLSKLDEAAHRTQNQELESARNGCKAEVEEVEKNISTAERRFQDLLDQLRGRRVGDSAAAPIGPVLQLPVAANDPPPQPARAASPPATESAPPVAPPRAAARKEPLLVSVFQKAMDSLTAMFPDYSRSDLMRFVQDFRLARGGSLNLVPLQEVVSGVAQLILDHQETLKSSGAAGRSSPAQGNQNPVWQLVGAQRVRNPNALNMEDPCIICHEDMSPEDACVLECRHSYHDQCIRSWLKENNTCPTCRTHALLPDDFPALSTRRRQAP, translated from the exons ATGGAGGCTCAACGCAGGAACCAAAGACGTCCGGATCCAGACAGCAG TGTGAAGAAGTTAAAGTCCAAAGAGGATCAGAAGCAGAAGAGGAAACAGTTCAAACAGACGTTTAAGGATCAGAAAACCAACAGCCATGAAATCCTGCAGAAGAAAGACGACTCGGGATCGCCGAGTCAGCAGAAAG cCTGGTTGGTGTACAGAGACCGGGTTCTGCTGCAGATcaaccagaacctggacctgCTGCGGGAGGAGCAGGGCCTGCAGGTGTCGGCGCTGGTCGGCAGCCTGCGGCCCTGGCTGGAGCTGGACTGGGCCCGGGGGAACCACCTGGCCGGCCGCCTGCTCCACTGGCAGCAGGAGCGGCTGCAGACGCTGGGCCAGGccgtggagctgctgctggagcgcAAGAACCGGGTCTGGGCCCGGGTCTTCATCCAGCAGCTCAGCGGCTGCGTGGGAATAAACGCCAAGCTGAGCAAGTGGGCGTGTCAGCTGGACGGCGCAG GGCTGACCGCGGCGCAGACCTTCATCGAGCGGCACTCTGAGCGCCTGGAGCAGCTGGACCTGGTGGTgctgctgaactttgaccccttaaaacaaatgattttaGAGAAACTGGACACTAAACCGGATTTGTTTTGGCGCCTCGGCCTGACGGTGACGGAGTATCTAAAGCAGGCCTCGGCGCACGACGTCCGGCTTTTTATctggactctggaggagcaTAGACACGACTACGTTTGTTGTCACAGTATACTGGATGAATATTTTGATATGATGG ATGCTCATTGTTCTGTgttaaaaaagtctgaaaatgatCAT ATTTCTCCTACTCGAACTAAAAGTCGAGGCCGGAAAAAGAAACGAAAG GGTGTTTTCGGTTTGCCTCCGACCCGAGCGCTAACGCCCAGAGACGAGTGGGACCAGGACCTTTTTGAAGAAGACTCTTT ATCGTTCCTTCACCCAGGTGACCCGTTTAGCGTTCCCAGCCACCTTAGAGAGCAGGTGGCTGATTTTGAGGACCAATACAGAACGGCCTATACAAAGTTTTTAGACAACCACCCCGACTCCACCAAAGAAAGTTTGTATGA gtattttgcccAGATCCTGGAGGAGCACGGCCCGCTGGTGGACGAGGACCGCCTGCTGGTGGGCGAACTCGCCAACTTCCCGGCTGAGGCTCGGAGGAAGATCGCGGAGGCGGGCGGCCTGGAGAGCTTCCTGTTGGAGTCGCTGCGCTTTATTAAGATCGGGCGGCGCATCGGCCTGACCCGGCACGCCTTCGGCCCACGGCCCGCCGCCAGCCTGGACGACCTAGACGTCATCGGTGACCCACGGCTCGACAAGGCGTCGCCTGACCCGTACATGCTGGGCGACTTCTCCGACTACCTGTCTGGGTTCTGCTTCCCCGTTGCCGGAGCGCAGCCGGTCCTGCCCAACCCGTACTCCTTCTACCCGGCAGGAAGTGACGCTGCGCCCACCTGGTCAGACATCGACTGCGGCTTCATTGCCAACGGTTACGCCGAGCCTCACCTGGACGCGCTGGACGATATTTATGAGCAATTGGAAAGAGATCCGGCTCCTCAGAGGAGCGTTTTGTCCTCGGAGGCGAGTCGTTGCCGTAGCGACGCGGCAGTTCAG ACGAGTGCGGGCGCCGTGGGCAGCGTGGCGGTGAACACAGAGCGGCACGAACGCTGGGAGGCGCAGCAG GGTGACATCATCAGGCAGCAGCGGAGCAACAGGAAGTTGGAGCAGCAAATACTGAAAACCCAAAACGGCAACAAAGTGGACCAGAGCGAGCAAGACGACGTCCGGCTGATGGAGAAGGAGGTGAAAGAAATCACCACGAATATCCAG GTGACCCATAAGGAGCTGCTGATGTTCCAGCagaagctggaggaggaggtgaagaaggACCAGAAGGAGAAGAAATCCAACCAGGAGGAGCTGAAGGCGCTGAAGACGGAGGTGGAGCACCTGGTGGAGGAGCAGGCCAG CTTTTCGAGGAGCAtcagagagaagaagagcagcTATGAGGCCAAACTCAACGACTTCCTGGAGCTCag CAACCAGTCGGCGGCTGAGAAGATGAGTTTGGAGGATGAGATCAGGCGCCACCAGGCTCTGCTGACCTCTGCTGGCAGGAGGTCCTACATGGCTcag CTGTCGGCGGCTGAAAGCAGCAGGGATCAGAGTCTGAACGTCCTGCACAGAGAGTTAGCCGATGCCAAGACGCTGCTCAGCAAGCTGGACGAGGCGGCGCACAG AACTCAGAACCAGGAGCTGGAATCGGCGAGGAATGGCTGCAAAGCTGAAGTGGAGGAAGTAGAGAAGAACATTTCCACTGCTGAg CGCCGCTTCCAGGACCTTCTGGACCAGCTGAGGGGCCGCCGGGTCGGAGACAGTGCGGCCGCTCCGATCGGACCGGTTCTGCAG CTTCCTGTCGCAGCCAACGATCCTCCGCCTCAGCCGGCCCGCGCCGCCTCCCCGCCCGCCACAGAGTCCGCCCCGCCTGTCGCTCCGCCCCGAGCCGCCGCCAGGAAGGAGCCGCTGCTCGTCTCGGTTTTCCAGAAGGCCATGGACAGCCTGACCGCCATGTTTCCAGATTATTCCAG GTCCGACTTGATGCGTTTCGTTCAGGACTTCCGTCTGGCCAGAGGAGGAAGTCTGAACCTGGTGCCGCTACAGGAAGTGGTCAGCGGCGTGGCGCAGCTCATCCTGGACCATCAG GAAACGCTGAAGTCATCCGGCGCCGCGGGCCGGTCCAGCCCAGCTCAGGGGAACCAGAACCCGGTGTGGCAGCTGGTCGGAGCGCAGAGAGTCCGAAACCCGAACGCC CTGAACATGGAGGATCCCTGCATCATCTGCCACGAGGACATGAGTCCAGAGGACGCCTGCGTGCTGGAGTGTCGGCACAGCTACCACGACCAG TGCATCCGGTCCTGGCTGAAGGAGAACAACACCTGTCCCACCTGCAGGACCCACGCGCTGCTGCCTGACGACTTCCCCGCTCTGTCCACCAGGAGGCGCCAGGCCCCCTGA